The following coding sequences lie in one Streptomyces sp. NBC_00510 genomic window:
- a CDS encoding ABC transporter permease, whose protein sequence is MTQPASQAPQAPTPPADASPVTKGGGRRPALGLHADVRNLSLLGVLAALVLVGGITQPDAFLDVSNLQLVLTQASVIGVVTVGMTFVITSGGIDLSVGAIVALSSVWATTLATQEYGFAGILFTAVVVGVGCGLVNGVLIAYGGMVPFIATLAMLASARGLALYLTDGKTQIVTVNSVLDLGLPASYVLGIPPLVLVFAGVTVIGWLVLNRTTFGRRTVAVGGNAEAARLAGIDVRRQRLYLYLLSGLCCGIAAFMLIILSGSGQNTNGNLYELDAIAAAIIGGTLLSGGRGTIVGSVLGVLVFITIQNIFALNNLESAVQQIAKGAIIVAAVLVQRSTVRNGDG, encoded by the coding sequence ATGACACAGCCCGCTTCCCAGGCCCCGCAGGCACCGACGCCGCCCGCGGACGCGTCCCCCGTCACGAAGGGCGGCGGCCGGCGTCCGGCGCTGGGGCTCCACGCCGACGTCCGCAACCTGTCCCTGCTCGGCGTCCTCGCCGCCCTCGTCCTCGTCGGGGGCATCACGCAGCCCGACGCCTTCCTGGACGTCTCCAACCTCCAACTGGTGCTCACCCAGGCGTCCGTCATCGGTGTCGTCACCGTCGGCATGACCTTCGTGATCACCAGCGGCGGCATCGACCTGTCCGTCGGCGCGATCGTCGCGCTCTCCTCCGTATGGGCGACGACCCTCGCCACCCAGGAATACGGCTTCGCGGGCATCCTCTTCACCGCGGTCGTCGTCGGCGTCGGCTGCGGGCTGGTCAACGGGGTGCTCATCGCCTACGGCGGCATGGTGCCGTTCATCGCGACCCTCGCCATGCTCGCCTCGGCACGCGGGCTCGCCCTGTACCTCACCGACGGCAAGACGCAGATCGTCACCGTGAACTCGGTGCTCGACCTCGGCCTTCCCGCCAGCTACGTCCTCGGCATCCCGCCGCTGGTGCTGGTCTTCGCCGGGGTCACCGTCATCGGCTGGCTGGTGCTGAACCGGACGACGTTCGGGCGCCGGACCGTGGCCGTCGGCGGCAACGCGGAGGCGGCCCGCCTCGCCGGCATCGACGTCCGCCGGCAGCGGCTCTACCTCTACCTGCTGTCCGGGCTGTGCTGCGGCATCGCGGCCTTCATGCTGATCATCCTGTCCGGCTCGGGCCAGAACACCAACGGCAACCTCTACGAGCTCGACGCCATCGCCGCGGCGATCATCGGCGGCACGCTGCTCAGCGGCGGCCGCGGCACGATCGTCGGCTCCGTCCTGGGCGTCCTGGTGTTCATCACCATCCAGAACATCTTCGCCCTCAACAACCTGGAGAGCGCCGTCCAGCAGATCGCCAAGGGAGCGATCATCGTGGCCGCCGTCCTGGTCCAGCGCAGCACCGTGCGCAACGGCGACGGCTGA
- a CDS encoding sugar ABC transporter ATP-binding protein encodes MAPQPPAPPPPTAAPLLTMSGITKSFPGVRALDGVDLDVQAGEVHCLLGQNGAGKSTLIKVLAGAHQPDGGEITWRGEPVSLKSPIAAMRLGIATIYQELDLVEGLSVAENVFLGHEPTTAGFVVRGRDARREAAVLLRRLGHPEVDPARRVGDLSAAQQQIVSMARALSHDVRLIVMDEPSAALDPEETDNLLRIVGQLTADGVAVVYISHRLEEIRRVGDRVTVLKDGRAVAGGLPAKSMPTRDIVALMTGRDVEYVFPPRPAGPRSGDPVLRVEGLARDGEFAAVDLEVRPGEIVGLAGLVGSGRSEILETLYGARKPTAGRVTVDGRPLKPGSVRSAVRAGLGLAPEERKAQALLMLESVTRNVSVSTLARFSRAGWLDRREERRAARESTRSLSLRPDNPDARVRTLSGGNQQKAVLARWLLRGCRVLLLDEPTRGVDVGARAELYAVIRRLADDGLAVLLVSSEVPEVLGLADRVLVLREGRVVHTAPATELDEHRVLDLVMEGSPS; translated from the coding sequence ATGGCACCACAACCACCGGCACCGCCGCCCCCGACAGCAGCGCCGCTGCTCACCATGTCCGGCATCACCAAGTCCTTCCCCGGCGTCCGCGCCCTGGACGGCGTCGACCTGGACGTCCAGGCCGGCGAGGTGCACTGCCTCCTCGGCCAGAACGGCGCGGGGAAGTCCACCCTCATCAAGGTGCTCGCCGGGGCCCACCAGCCCGACGGCGGGGAGATCACCTGGCGCGGGGAACCGGTGTCGCTGAAGTCGCCGATCGCCGCCATGAGGCTCGGCATCGCGACCATCTACCAGGAACTCGACCTGGTCGAGGGGCTGTCCGTGGCCGAGAACGTCTTCCTCGGCCACGAACCGACCACCGCCGGCTTCGTCGTGCGCGGACGCGACGCGCGCCGCGAGGCGGCCGTCCTGCTGCGCCGGCTCGGCCACCCCGAGGTCGACCCCGCCCGCCGCGTCGGTGACCTTTCGGCCGCACAGCAGCAGATCGTCTCGATGGCCCGGGCGCTCTCCCACGACGTGCGCCTCATCGTCATGGACGAGCCGTCCGCCGCGCTGGACCCCGAGGAGACCGACAACCTGCTGCGCATCGTCGGGCAGTTGACCGCCGACGGCGTCGCGGTCGTCTACATCTCCCACCGGCTGGAGGAGATCCGCCGCGTCGGTGACCGGGTCACCGTCCTGAAGGACGGCCGCGCCGTCGCCGGCGGACTCCCCGCCAAGTCCATGCCCACGCGCGACATCGTCGCCCTCATGACGGGCCGTGACGTCGAGTACGTCTTCCCGCCGCGTCCTGCGGGACCGCGCTCCGGCGACCCCGTCCTGCGGGTCGAAGGGCTCGCCCGCGACGGCGAGTTCGCCGCCGTGGACCTGGAAGTGCGCCCGGGGGAGATCGTCGGGCTCGCCGGACTCGTGGGCTCCGGACGGTCGGAGATCCTCGAGACGCTCTACGGCGCCAGGAAGCCCACCGCCGGCCGGGTGACCGTCGACGGCCGGCCCCTCAAACCCGGCAGCGTCCGCTCCGCCGTCCGCGCCGGTCTGGGACTGGCGCCGGAGGAGCGCAAGGCGCAGGCACTGCTGATGCTGGAGTCCGTCACGCGCAACGTGTCGGTGTCCACGCTCGCCCGCTTCTCCCGGGCCGGCTGGCTCGACCGCAGGGAGGAACGACGGGCCGCCCGGGAGTCCACCCGGTCGCTGTCGCTGCGGCCCGACAACCCCGACGCACGGGTGCGCACCCTGTCCGGCGGCAACCAGCAGAAGGCCGTCCTGGCCCGCTGGCTGCTGCGCGGCTGCCGCGTCCTGCTGCTGGACGAGCCGACCCGCGGCGTCGACGTGGGCGCCCGCGCCGAGCTGTACGCGGTGATCCGCCGGCTCGCCGACGACGGGCTCGCCGTACTCCTCGTCTCCAGCGAGGTCCCCGAAGTCCTGGGGCTCGCGGACCGGGTGCTGGTGCTCCGTGAGGGACGCGTCGTGCACACGGCGCCCGCGACGGAGCTGGACGAACACCGCGTACTCGACCTCGTCATGGAAGGGAGCCCGAGCTGA
- a CDS encoding ROK family transcriptional regulator: MTARPANAHQARLLRLLRDGGPNSRAQMGDQIDLSRSKLAVEVDRLLETGLVVADGLAASRGGRRSHNIRLAPGLRFLGVDIGATSVDVAVTNAELEVLGHLNHPMDVREGPVAVFERILEMAAKLKAAGLAEGFDGAGIGVPGPVRFPEGVPVAPPIMPGWDGFPVREALSQELGCPVMVDNDVNLMAMGEQHAGVARSVGDFLCVKIGTGIGCGIVVGGEVHRGVTGSAGDIGHIRVEADGRACACGNKGCLEAHFSGAALVQDALEAARSGRSAALAARLEAVGRLSAVDVAAAAAVGDAAALELIREGGNRVGQVIAGLVSFFNPALVVIGGGVTGLGHTLLASIRSQVYRQSLPLATGNLPIVLGELGPTAGVIGAARLISDHVFSPA, translated from the coding sequence ATGACAGCTCGACCCGCCAACGCGCATCAGGCGCGGCTCCTGCGGCTGCTCCGTGACGGCGGTCCCAACTCCCGTGCCCAGATGGGGGACCAGATCGACCTGTCCCGTTCCAAGCTCGCCGTCGAGGTCGACCGGCTGCTGGAGACGGGTCTGGTCGTCGCGGACGGCCTGGCCGCATCGCGCGGCGGGCGGCGTTCGCACAACATCAGGCTCGCCCCGGGCCTGCGCTTCCTCGGCGTCGACATCGGCGCCACCTCGGTCGACGTCGCCGTCACCAACGCCGAGCTGGAGGTGCTCGGCCACCTCAACCACCCGATGGACGTCCGTGAGGGACCGGTCGCCGTATTCGAGCGGATCCTCGAAATGGCCGCCAAACTCAAGGCCGCCGGCCTCGCCGAGGGCTTCGACGGCGCGGGCATCGGGGTACCGGGACCGGTGCGGTTCCCCGAGGGCGTCCCCGTCGCGCCGCCGATCATGCCCGGCTGGGACGGCTTCCCGGTCCGCGAGGCACTCAGCCAGGAACTGGGCTGCCCCGTCATGGTCGACAACGACGTGAACCTGATGGCGATGGGGGAGCAGCACGCCGGGGTCGCCCGCTCCGTCGGTGACTTCCTCTGCGTCAAGATCGGCACCGGCATCGGCTGCGGCATCGTCGTCGGCGGAGAGGTGCACCGCGGTGTGACGGGCAGCGCCGGCGACATCGGCCACATCCGGGTCGAGGCCGACGGACGCGCCTGCGCCTGCGGCAACAAGGGCTGCCTGGAAGCCCACTTCAGCGGCGCCGCGCTCGTCCAGGACGCCCTGGAGGCGGCCAGGTCAGGCCGGTCCGCCGCCCTCGCTGCCCGGCTCGAGGCGGTCGGTCGGCTGTCCGCCGTCGACGTCGCCGCGGCGGCCGCGGTCGGTGACGCGGCGGCACTCGAACTCATCCGCGAGGGGGGCAACCGCGTCGGGCAGGTCATCGCCGGGCTCGTCAGCTTCTTCAACCCCGCACTGGTCGTGATCGGCGGCGGCGTCACCGGCCTCGGCCACACGCTGCTCGCCAGCATCCGCAGCCAGGTCTACCGCCAGTCGCTGCCCCTGGCGACCGGCAACCTCCCCATCGTCCTGGGTGAACTGGGCCCCACCGCCGGCGTGATCGGCGCGGCCCGGCTCATCAGCGACCACGTGTTCTCCCCGGCCTGA
- a CDS encoding ROK family transcriptional regulator yields the protein MTARPANGHQARVLRLLRDAGPQSRAVLGDQVELSRSKLAVEVDRLLETGLVVPDGLAASRGGRPSHNVRLAPSLRFLGVDIGATSVDVAVTNAELEVLGHRAARFDVREGPVAVFEQVLAMAAELRATGAAESFDGAGIGVPGPVRFPDGVPVAPPIMPGWDGFPVREAMSQELGCPVLVDNDVNLMALGEQHAGVARSVRDFLFVKIGTGIGCGIVVGGQVYRGVTGSAGDIGHIQVVPGGISCACGNHGCLEAYFGGSALARDAAATAAAGESAALAGRLAAAGKLTSADVAAAAAGGDGAALDLIRQGGNRTGQVIAGLVSFFNPGLVVIGGGLTGLGHTLLASIRSQVYGQSLPLATGNLPIVLSELGPTAGVVGATRLISDHVFSPV from the coding sequence ATGACGGCCCGTCCGGCGAACGGGCACCAGGCGCGAGTACTGCGCCTGTTGCGCGACGCGGGCCCGCAGTCGCGGGCCGTACTCGGCGACCAGGTGGAACTCTCCCGGTCCAAGCTGGCGGTCGAGGTCGACCGCCTCCTGGAGACGGGCCTCGTGGTCCCCGACGGCCTCGCCGCCTCCCGCGGCGGACGGCCCTCCCACAACGTGCGCCTCGCGCCCTCGCTGCGCTTCCTGGGCGTGGACATCGGCGCCACCTCGGTCGACGTCGCCGTCACCAACGCCGAGCTGGAGGTGCTCGGCCACCGTGCCGCGCGGTTCGACGTGCGCGAGGGGCCGGTCGCCGTGTTCGAGCAGGTGCTGGCGATGGCGGCCGAGCTGCGCGCCACCGGCGCCGCGGAGAGCTTCGACGGGGCGGGGATCGGGGTGCCCGGGCCGGTGCGGTTCCCCGACGGCGTGCCGGTCGCCCCGCCGATCATGCCCGGCTGGGACGGGTTCCCCGTCCGTGAGGCCATGAGCCAGGAACTCGGCTGTCCCGTCCTGGTCGACAACGACGTGAACCTCATGGCGCTGGGGGAGCAGCACGCCGGGGTCGCCCGCTCCGTGCGGGACTTCCTCTTCGTCAAGATCGGGACCGGCATCGGCTGCGGCATCGTCGTGGGCGGGCAGGTCTACCGCGGGGTCACCGGCAGCGCCGGGGACATCGGTCACATCCAGGTGGTGCCGGGCGGCATCTCGTGCGCCTGCGGCAACCACGGCTGTCTCGAGGCCTACTTCGGCGGGAGTGCCCTGGCCCGGGACGCGGCCGCCACGGCGGCCGCCGGGGAATCCGCGGCGCTCGCCGGCCGGCTGGCCGCTGCGGGGAAGCTCACCTCCGCCGACGTGGCGGCCGCCGCGGCGGGCGGGGACGGTGCGGCGCTCGACCTCATCCGGCAGGGCGGCAACCGCACGGGCCAGGTCATCGCCGGCCTGGTGAGCTTCTTCAACCCCGGACTCGTCGTGATCGGCGGCGGTCTCACCGGTCTGGGGCACACCCTCCTGGCGAGCATCCGCAGCCAGGTGTACGGCCAGTCGCTGCCGCTGGCCACCGGCAACCTGCCGATCGTCCTCAGTGAACTCGGCCCGACCGCGGGCGTGGTCGGGGCCACCCGCCTGATCAGCGACCACGTCTTCTCGCCGGTGTGA
- a CDS encoding alpha/beta hydrolase: MTWSRMTVVRDGVRLECRDLPGPGPSAVLLHGLAGHAGEWDHTAQWLSHRHRVVAVDQRGHGASERHPGDVSRAAYVADTAAVIAESGTGPAILVGQSLGGHTAMLTAAARPDLVRALVLVEAGPGGPNPDVPGDIGAWLDSWPVPFPSVESAAAFLGGGPVGRGWAEGLERREDGWWPRFERDVMVASLRENAERDFWAEWEALRCPTLVVLAEKGIIGAEEAEEMCRRQPRAVAVGVPGTGHDLHLERPDALRQAMTAFLDGLG, translated from the coding sequence ATGACGTGGTCCCGGATGACCGTGGTCCGTGACGGCGTACGGCTGGAGTGCCGGGACCTGCCCGGTCCGGGGCCGTCGGCGGTCCTGCTGCACGGCCTGGCCGGCCATGCGGGCGAATGGGACCACACGGCGCAGTGGCTGAGCCACCGTCATCGCGTGGTCGCCGTGGACCAGCGGGGGCACGGCGCCTCCGAGCGGCATCCCGGGGACGTCTCCCGCGCGGCCTACGTCGCCGACACCGCCGCCGTCATCGCGGAGTCGGGGACCGGGCCGGCGATCCTGGTGGGCCAGTCGCTCGGCGGCCACACCGCCATGCTGACCGCCGCGGCCCGTCCGGACCTGGTCCGGGCCCTGGTGCTGGTCGAGGCGGGTCCCGGCGGCCCGAACCCGGACGTTCCCGGGGACATCGGAGCGTGGCTGGATTCCTGGCCGGTGCCGTTCCCCTCGGTGGAGTCCGCCGCGGCCTTCCTCGGCGGAGGCCCGGTCGGCAGGGGCTGGGCGGAGGGCCTGGAGCGGCGCGAGGACGGCTGGTGGCCGCGCTTCGAGCGGGACGTCATGGTCGCGTCCCTGCGGGAGAACGCGGAGCGGGACTTCTGGGCGGAGTGGGAGGCGCTGCGGTGCCCGACGCTGGTCGTCCTGGCCGAGAAGGGGATCATCGGGGCCGAGGAGGCCGAGGAGATGTGCCGTCGGCAGCCGCGGGCGGTGGCCGTCGGCGTTCCCGGGACGGGCCACGACCTCCATCTGGAGCGCCCTGACGCGCTGCGCCAGGCGATGACCGCCTTCCTCGACGGGCTCGGATGA
- a CDS encoding oxidoreductase produces MDLHLKDKTVVVTGASRGIGLATVRAFAEEGARVVAGARTPGAGLAQLAGSYDVVPVAGDLATQEGVQRLVATAVERFGGIDVLVNNVGAVQPRLGGFLSVTDEEWLATMNLNLMSAVRACRAALPGLLESRGAVVTVSSVNAFLPDPGVIDYTASKAALTNFSKALSKEVGPLGVRVNSIAPGPVSTDIWTGENGMADQVAQAMGKDLDSAVAELLAGLGGLATGRLTTPEEVADLVLMLASDRTGNVTGADFTIDGGLIKTL; encoded by the coding sequence ATGGACCTGCACCTCAAGGACAAGACCGTCGTCGTCACCGGAGCCAGCCGGGGCATCGGGCTCGCCACCGTCCGCGCCTTCGCGGAGGAGGGCGCGCGCGTGGTCGCCGGCGCCCGCACGCCGGGGGCGGGCCTGGCCCAGCTCGCCGGGTCGTACGACGTCGTGCCGGTGGCCGGGGACCTCGCGACCCAGGAAGGCGTCCAGCGGCTGGTCGCGACCGCGGTGGAGCGGTTCGGCGGGATCGACGTCCTGGTCAACAACGTCGGCGCCGTCCAGCCGCGGCTCGGCGGCTTCCTGTCGGTCACCGACGAGGAGTGGCTGGCGACCATGAACCTCAACCTCATGAGCGCGGTGCGGGCCTGCCGCGCCGCGCTGCCCGGACTGCTGGAATCCCGCGGGGCCGTCGTCACGGTCAGCTCGGTGAACGCCTTCCTGCCCGACCCCGGCGTGATCGACTACACCGCGTCCAAGGCGGCCCTGACCAACTTCTCCAAGGCGCTGTCCAAGGAGGTCGGCCCGCTCGGGGTCCGGGTCAACTCGATCGCCCCGGGGCCGGTGTCCACCGACATCTGGACCGGCGAGAACGGGATGGCCGACCAGGTGGCCCAGGCCATGGGCAAGGACCTCGACAGCGCGGTCGCGGAACTCCTCGCGGGCCTCGGCGGTCTCGCCACGGGACGCCTCACCACGCCGGAGGAGGTGGCGGACCTCGTCCTCATGCTCGCCAGCGACCGCACCGGGAACGTCACGGGAGCGGACTTCACCATCGACGGCGGCCTGATCAAGACCCTCTGA
- a CDS encoding nuclear transport factor 2 family protein: MPETPGSGTSAPREVAEAMYDAMLRSDRDTLTAIASPEIRIRVTEALPYGGTYSGLAGFAAFFRKTFDLIESRIEIERLFDAGGQVVAVGRTQGTGRDTGQAFDSAVVHVFTVEEGRIVGFDAYVEDRPVTAATKGDGAPA, encoded by the coding sequence ATGCCCGAGACACCCGGATCCGGGACCTCGGCCCCACGCGAGGTCGCCGAGGCGATGTACGACGCGATGCTGCGCTCCGACCGCGACACGCTGACGGCCATCGCCTCCCCCGAGATCCGGATCCGGGTGACCGAGGCCCTGCCCTACGGCGGCACGTATTCCGGACTCGCCGGTTTCGCCGCGTTCTTCAGGAAGACCTTCGACCTGATCGAGAGCCGCATCGAGATCGAGCGGCTCTTCGATGCCGGCGGCCAGGTCGTCGCCGTGGGGCGGACCCAGGGCACCGGACGCGACACCGGCCAGGCCTTCGACTCCGCGGTCGTGCACGTCTTCACCGTCGAGGAGGGCAGGATCGTCGGGTTCGACGCCTACGTCGAGGACCGGCCCGTCACCGCGGCGACCAAGGGCGACGGGGCTCCGGCCTGA
- a CDS encoding WhiB family transcriptional regulator: MKLDVVGEPGPTGLAGESDVWVENWGAQAMCRMEDPDVLFVQGAAQKRVKAVCGGCPVRTECLADALDNRTEFGIWGGMTERERRALLRRRPTVTSWRTLLRTARQAYERGPQQASA; encoded by the coding sequence ATGAAGCTTGACGTGGTGGGGGAGCCGGGGCCGACGGGCCTCGCGGGCGAGTCCGACGTCTGGGTGGAGAACTGGGGAGCGCAGGCCATGTGCCGGATGGAGGACCCGGACGTGCTGTTCGTCCAGGGCGCCGCCCAAAAGCGCGTCAAGGCCGTGTGCGGCGGATGCCCCGTGCGCACCGAATGCCTGGCCGACGCCCTCGACAACCGTACCGAGTTCGGGATCTGGGGCGGTATGACGGAGCGTGAGCGCCGCGCCCTGCTGCGCCGCCGCCCCACCGTGACCTCCTGGCGCACCCTGCTGCGGACGGCGCGGCAGGCCTACGAGCGGGGTCCGCAGCAGGCCTCGGCCTGA
- a CDS encoding LysR substrate-binding domain-containing protein, with protein sequence MDLDLRKLRYFVAVAEELHFGRAAQRLHIAQPVLSRQIRALENELKVRLFSRDRRSTELTPAGTQLLADAGPLLAAADATRRRAVRAARGLASFTVGFMPGLIVTSAVRELSRRHPDLSVDVVRTNWDDQTEVILDGRVDIGYVRMPVDTRGLATRSLLAEPRVAVLPADHPYAGKPALRIADLAGEHLLQDPAAVPEWRDIARELADPQQRSAVSGFRSVEEKLESVAAGRGLVVLPLSTATYYTRADIAHVAIEDIGPNRVFLAWDGTRHDPLIEEFADIAVARADSSA encoded by the coding sequence GTGGATCTGGATCTGCGCAAGCTGCGGTACTTCGTCGCGGTGGCCGAGGAGTTGCACTTCGGGAGGGCGGCGCAGCGCCTGCACATCGCGCAGCCCGTGCTGTCGCGGCAGATCAGGGCGCTGGAGAACGAACTCAAGGTGCGGTTGTTCTCCCGCGACCGCCGCAGCACCGAGCTCACCCCGGCCGGCACGCAACTCCTCGCCGACGCCGGACCGCTCCTGGCGGCCGCCGACGCCACCCGCCGGCGCGCCGTCCGGGCGGCCCGCGGCCTCGCCTCCTTCACCGTGGGCTTCATGCCCGGACTGATCGTCACGAGTGCCGTGCGGGAACTCTCCCGCCGGCACCCGGACCTTTCGGTCGACGTCGTCAGGACGAATTGGGACGACCAGACGGAGGTGATCCTCGACGGACGCGTCGACATCGGCTACGTCAGGATGCCCGTCGACACCCGCGGCCTGGCGACCCGCAGCCTCCTCGCCGAACCCCGCGTCGCCGTCCTGCCCGCGGACCACCCCTACGCGGGCAAACCCGCCCTGCGCATCGCGGACCTCGCCGGCGAGCACCTCCTCCAGGACCCCGCCGCCGTCCCCGAGTGGCGGGACATCGCGCGCGAGCTCGCCGACCCGCAGCAGCGGTCGGCCGTCTCGGGCTTCCGTTCCGTCGAGGAGAAGCTGGAGAGCGTGGCGGCGGGCCGCGGCCTCGTCGTGCTGCCGCTCTCCACCGCGACGTACTACACCCGCGCCGACATCGCCCACGTCGCGATCGAGGACATCGGTCCCAACCGCGTGTTCCTGGCGTGGGACGGCACCCGGCACGACCCGCTCATCGAGGAGTTCGCCGACATCGCCGTCGCCCGCGCCGACTCGTCCGCCTGA
- a CDS encoding NAD-dependent epimerase/dehydratase family protein, which yields MKVFLTGGSGYIGRATIEALVRRGIQVVALVRSEDSSRVVGDLGAAPVRGELTDTDVLRAAARAADGVIHLGQHYGPGTAEVDRAAAEALQDGAGPRPYVHTGGAWVYGDTDGVADEDAPLSPPRLTAWRLENEKRVLARAATGERPVVVMPGLVHGRGGGLVEAFYAAPGRETGSVPCVGDGANHWSTVHVDDVAELYALALNAAPGSVYAGVGDLHPTQAEIAHAVSRAIGHPGSVRHLTEAEAEERMGPIAEAFALDQRLTGARARRELGWRPSRLDLAADLARP from the coding sequence ATGAAGGTCTTCCTCACCGGAGGCTCCGGTTACATCGGACGGGCCACCATCGAGGCCCTGGTGCGCCGGGGGATCCAGGTCGTCGCCCTGGTGCGCAGCGAGGACTCGTCCCGGGTCGTCGGCGACCTCGGGGCCGCCCCCGTGCGGGGGGAGCTGACCGATACGGACGTGCTGCGGGCCGCCGCGCGCGCCGCCGACGGGGTCATCCACCTGGGTCAGCACTACGGTCCCGGCACCGCCGAGGTCGACCGGGCGGCGGCCGAGGCGCTGCAGGACGGCGCCGGGCCTCGGCCCTACGTGCACACCGGCGGGGCGTGGGTATACGGCGACACCGACGGCGTGGCCGACGAGGACGCCCCGCTGTCCCCGCCGCGCCTGACCGCCTGGCGGCTGGAGAACGAGAAGCGCGTCCTGGCCCGGGCCGCGACCGGCGAACGGCCGGTCGTGGTCATGCCCGGCCTGGTCCACGGCCGCGGCGGCGGACTGGTCGAGGCCTTCTACGCGGCTCCGGGCCGGGAGACCGGCTCCGTGCCCTGCGTGGGCGACGGCGCCAACCACTGGTCGACCGTGCACGTCGACGACGTCGCCGAGCTCTACGCGCTGGCGCTGAACGCCGCGCCCGGCTCGGTGTACGCCGGGGTCGGCGACCTCCACCCGACCCAGGCGGAGATCGCCCACGCGGTGAGCCGGGCGATCGGCCACCCCGGGTCGGTCCGGCACCTGACCGAGGCGGAGGCCGAGGAGCGGATGGGCCCCATCGCGGAGGCCTTCGCCCTCGACCAGCGGCTCACCGGCGCCCGGGCCCGCCGGGAGCTGGGCTGGCGTCCCTCCCGGCTCGACCTCGCGGCCGACCTCGCCCGCCCCTGA
- a CDS encoding Gfo/Idh/MocA family oxidoreductase → MNTPAPVEVGLIGAGPWARAMHARILAAGPETRLTAVWARRTEAAREIADTYGAATAGSPEELFDRCEAVAFAVPPAVQAELAVRAAKAGKALLLEKPLGPDLASARAVAEAVAEAGVVSQMVLTKRYQAETRAFLRRAREAEVTGARSCYLHGAFLGGEFATGWRLEQGALLDLGPHLIDLLDAAVGPITSIRATGDPRRWVEVTCEHENGAVSQASLSGSVRLAKPRTRIELLGPGGELVYDTSAIDHEEGWPVLRAEFAAAVRSGRAGELDARRGLRLQELIDAALR, encoded by the coding sequence GTGAACACCCCTGCCCCCGTCGAGGTCGGGCTCATCGGCGCCGGCCCCTGGGCCCGCGCCATGCACGCGCGGATCCTGGCCGCCGGGCCCGAGACGCGGCTCACCGCCGTCTGGGCCCGCCGGACCGAGGCCGCCCGCGAGATCGCCGACACCTACGGCGCGGCGACGGCCGGCAGCCCGGAGGAACTCTTCGACCGCTGCGAGGCCGTGGCCTTCGCCGTGCCGCCCGCCGTCCAGGCCGAACTGGCCGTACGGGCCGCCAAGGCCGGCAAGGCCCTGCTGCTGGAGAAGCCGCTCGGGCCCGACCTGGCCTCGGCACGCGCGGTCGCCGAAGCCGTCGCCGAGGCCGGTGTCGTCTCCCAGATGGTGCTGACCAAGCGCTACCAGGCCGAGACCCGCGCCTTCCTGCGGCGCGCACGGGAGGCCGAGGTCACCGGCGCCCGGTCCTGCTACCTGCACGGGGCCTTCCTCGGTGGGGAGTTCGCCACCGGCTGGCGCCTGGAACAGGGCGCCCTGCTCGACCTCGGTCCGCACCTCATCGACCTCCTCGACGCGGCCGTCGGCCCCATCACCTCGATCCGCGCCACCGGCGACCCCCGGCGATGGGTCGAGGTCACCTGCGAGCACGAGAACGGGGCGGTCAGCCAGGCCTCCCTCTCCGGCAGCGTCCGGCTGGCCAAGCCGCGCACCCGGATCGAACTCCTCGGCCCCGGCGGAGAGCTCGTCTACGACACCTCCGCCATCGACCACGAGGAGGGCTGGCCCGTCCTGCGCGCCGAGTTCGCCGCCGCCGTGCGCTCCGGCCGCGCGGGCGAGCTCGACGCGCGACGGGGACTGCGCCTGCAGGAGCTCATCGACGCCGCCCTGCGCTGA